AAGAGATTCTCACCGTGCTTTGTACAGAAAAGAAAAAATGACTTTAGCTTATCCAATTAACAACATTAATCGTTCTGTTGGTGCTATTGTAAGTAATGAGATTTCTAAAATATACGGTCACCTTGGATTACCTGAGGATACCTTAAATGTTAATTTTACAGGTTCTGCAGGTCAGAGTTTAGGCGCTTTTAGTGCTCATGGACTAACATTTACTGTAGAAGGAAATACAAACGATTATTTAGGTAAAGGTTTATCCGGAGCTAAATTAATCATCAAAAAGCCTGCAAAAGCAACTTTTGTAGCTGAGAATAATATCATTGTTGGAAACGTTTGTTTATTTGGTGCAATCGAAGGAGAGGCTTACATTAACGGTATAGCCGGAGAGCGATTTGCAGTACGTAATTCTGGAGCGATTGCTGTAGTGGAAGGTGTTGGAGATCATGGTTGTGAGTACATGACCGGAGGTAAAGTTGTAGTACTTGGTAACACAGGGCGTAACTTTGCAGCAGGTATGAGCGGTGGTATCGCTTATGTCTATGATCCTGAACACAAATTTAAAAACGGATTGTGTAATACGGAAACAATCGAATTTGAAACGGTTGAAGGCGATGATGCTGACGACTTAAGAAATTTGATCGAAAGACACGTTCAGTACACGAACAGTACAAGAGGTACAGCATTATTAAACGATTGGGCAGGAAGCTTAGACAATTTTGTGAAAGTGATGCCTACAGAGTACAAAAAAGCGTTGAAACGTCTGGAAACAGAAGAACAAATGGTAGAAGAATTAACAGCATAATACAATGGGAAAAGTAACAGGTTTTAAAGAATTCGAAAGACAAGACGAATCATATATAGAAGTTAAAGAACGTGTAACGAATTATAATGAATTTACGATTCCTTTGAGTGAAGCTGAAATTACTACTCAGGGTTCTCGTTGCATGGATTGTGGTATACCTTTTTGTCACAGTGGTTGCCCTCTTGGGAATTTGATTCCCGATTTTAATCACATGGTATATCAGGAAGAATGGCAAAAAGCCTCATGGATTTTGCATTCAACCAATAACTTTCCTGAATTTACAGGACGTTTATGTCCGGCACCATGCGAAAAAGCATGTGTGTTAGGGCTTATTGAAGAGCCAATTTCTATCGAAAATATAGAGAAAAATATTGTGGAGCGTGCTTTCAGAGAAGGATGGATTAAGCCACAGCCGCCAAAAGTAAGAACTGGTAAAACAGTTGCGGTGGTAGGATCAGGTCCTGCTGGTTTAGCAGCAGCTCAGCAATTAAACAGAGCAGGTCATACTGTTACTGTTTTCGAAAGAGACAATGCAATTGGAGGTTTATTACGTTACGGAATTCCAAATTTCAAATTAGAAAAAGGAATTATTGACAGACGTATCGCTATTTTAGAAGCAGAAGGAATTATCTTTAAAGTAAACACAAATGTTGGTGTAAACTATTCAGTTGAAGATTTAAAAGCATTCGATTCAATCGTACTTTGTGGAGGTGCTACAGAGAGAAGAGGTTTGCCAACTCCTGGAGCTGATGCTGACGGTGTGGTTCAGGCAATGGATTTCTTAACGCAGCAGACTAAAGTAGTTTTTGGGGAAAAAATCGAAAATCAGGTATTGGCTACCGGAAAAGATGTAATCGTAATTGGTGGTGGTGATACAGGTTCTGACTGTGTTGGAACATCAAACCGTCAGGGGGCAAAATCGGTAACGAATTTTGAGATTATGCCAAAGCCGCCAGTTGGTAGAAGTGCTTCTACTCCTTGGCCTTACTGGCCATTGCAGTTAAAAACATCTACCTCCCATAAAGAAGGTTGTGAAAGAGACTGGTTAATCAATACGAAAGAATTTATCAAAGACGAAAGTGGTAAATTAATCGCTTTGAAAACAGTAAAAGTAGAGTGGAAAATGGTTCCGGGTCAGCGTCCTGAATTACTTGAAGTAGAAGGTTCTGAACAAGTTTGGTCTTGCGACTTAGCTTTACTGGCACTTGGATTTACAGGACCTGAAAAAACATTAAGTGAGCAATTAGGACTTGAAGTTGATTTCAGAAGCAATTATAAAGCAAATAATTATCAGACAAATGTACCTAATATATTCACAGCAGGGGATATGAGAAGAGGACAGTCATTGATTGTCTGGGCTATCTCTGAAGGAAGGGAAGCTGCTCGCCAGGTGGATATTTACTTAATGGGCAAATCTGATTTGCCTACTAAAGAAGGTGGGGATTTACCGGGAGTACAATAATTATGCAATAAAATTTTTAAACGGCTGTCAATATTGATAGCCGTTTTGCTTTTTTAATGTTTATTTTTTTACAAATTCTCAAAATGTTTTAAATCTAAATAAATTTCACAGATAGTTTAAAAAACAAACAATTTGTTATAATTTGTTATTTTTCTGTAAATTATTTGCTGGTAGATAAAAGAGTAATAAATTTGCTCAAAATAAGTTTAAAAATGCAAGCAAAAGATTTACTGCAGTTAGCAGACCAATTTGGAAGTCCATTGTATGTTTACGATGCTGAAAAAATCCAATCTCAGTACAACAGGTTAACTAAAGCTTTCTCTAAGGTGGAGAAATTAAGAGTTAATTATGCCATGAAGGCATTGTCTAACATTGCGATTCTTCAGTTATTAAAGAACATGGGGTCTGGTTTAGATACTGTATCGATTCAGGAAGTTTTATTAGGACTTCATGCTGGCTATGACCCTGACAAAATTTTCTTTACCCCAAACGGCGTTTCTCTTGAAGAAATCGAAGAAGTGGCCTCAATGGGAGTACAAATCAATATTGATAATTTATCAATTTTAGAGCAATTCGGAACAAAATATCCTCAAATTCCAGTTTGTATTCGTATCAATCCACACGTAATGGCGGGTGGAAATGCTAATATTTCTGTTGGGCATATCGATAGTAAATTCGGAATCTCTGTGCACCAGTTGCCGCATTTATTGCGAATTGTAGAGAACACCAAAATGAATATCGTAGGGATTCACATGCACACGGGATCTGATATTTTAGATATCGAAGTATTCCTGTATGCTGCTGAAATCTTGTTCGACACTGCTAAAAATTTCAAAAACCTGGAGTTTTTAGATTTCGGAAGCGGATTCAAAGTGCCATACAAAAAAGACGATATCGAAACGGACATCGAAGAATTAGGTAAAAAATTATCAAAAAGATTCAACGCTTTCTGTACAGAATACGGTAAAGATTTAACTTTGATTTTCGAACCGGGTAAATTCCTGGTGAGCGAAGCTGGTTTCTTTTTAGCAAAAGTAAATGTAGTAAAACAAACTACTTCAACAGTTTTTGCCGGAATCGACAGTGGTTTCAACCATTTAATCCGTCCAATGTTCTACGGATCTTCACACCATATCGAAAACATTTCGAACCCGAAAGGAAAAGAGCGTTTTTACTCCGTGGTAGGATACATTTGCGAAACCGATACTTTTGCCAACAACCGCAGAATTCCTGAAATTACAGAAGGTGATATTTTAGCATTCAGAAATGCAGGAGCATATTGTTTCTCTATGTCTTCGAACTACAATTCAAGATACAAACCGGCTGAGGTACTTTGGATGAACGGTCAGGGAATCCTAATCCGTCAACACGAAACATTCGAAGATTTGCTTAAAAATCAAATTCCGTTGGCAGTAGAAGCAACAGTTTAAAAATAAAAAAAAAGAGAATATCAATGCTAAGTCCCGTTTCTTTATTGAGGCGGGATTTTTTTTAATTATTATGCAATCAGATTAATTAAAAAACATCTATAGGAATAACTTATAAATAATATTTCGATGCCAAATAGTGATTTAGTAAAGGTAACCTTTGTCCCTTTTATGGTGATGATAATTATTGATTTTAATTGATAAAAATGACATGTTTTGAAAACAGCAACTAGTTACTAATTTGTATTAACTCATAACGAGTATTATTAATGGCGAAACCGTTCTCGAATATTCAAAACCTTAGATTGGAGTTGGTATGGTGAATCGTTTTGATCACGCCATTAAACAGGATGTTAAGTTGTTAAAGATTAGTTTTATTGTATTACAAAGTGAAGGATAGTCAGTTGGTTTCAGGAGATAATTTTGCTTTTTCCTTCAAGCATCGATGCAGCCAGCATGAGTGTTCTTTAGTTTGATAGAAAACTATGTATCGAGAACACATAGCTCCAAACAATAAATAGTAAGCATAATGAAAGAATGATTAATACAATACTTAGAAGTGTTATTTTCTTATTCTTTTCACGATCTGTTATTACATGATTTTGTAATAATTCAAATTCATGTCTTCCTATGATTTGATGTTTATGAGTCATGATTTTAAAAAAAAAAATATTAAGTTTTGATAATGAGTTATTTACGAAAAAAAAACTATTTTATGGTTTTATTTTGAGTAATTAATGTATTTGTTATTATATAGCTTTTTCAGCATAGGTGTTATACTTTAATAATGTATAATTTTTGGAAAAAATCTACCCTAAAGTGTAAAATTTTAAGGTGTTTTTTGGCTATATTGTGGTATGTTACTATCGTTAATTTTAGAATTTCTATAGTATCATTTTATAACTGGAAAATAAGGTCAATGAAGTTTATATTTTAATTATCTCAATATACGCTGAATAAAATTTAATTTAAATTGATTACTATGAAGATCTACAGTATGATTTTTTTTGCTCTATTTTCAATGCCTAGTTTTTCTCAGATTGACAGCTTAACGATAAAAAATCAGAAAGACACACTTAAATATAAAATAAAAAAAGAGAATCGGTTTAAGGTTGCTGGTAATGTAATTGCAGACAGCTTTCTTAGTGTTCCCGGTGATTTTTCAGCAATGGGGCATACAATATCAAGTGATTGGAAAAGAACAGCTCTTTATACCGCAGGAATAATTGGTTTAATAGCTGTTGATAAACAAACAACAGGTTTTTTGCATGATCATATAGAGCCTAATATTGATTATACTTTGCCTGATATTGACCCTAAAAATCGAATTCCTTACGTAACAGGTCACGATCCTTATATTATTTATCCAATCGTTGGATTGTATGCAGGATCGTTAATTTTTAATAATAAAAAAGGGCAAGTTGTTGCAACTAATGCTGCCAAATCTTTAGCATATTCGTATGTTATCACTCAGCTAGTTCTAAAAACCGTGACATCACGAAATAGACCACATAGAAGATTAAATGATAATAATCCGGTTGAAGAGCCATTTACAAGAAATCAATGGGATTTTGGAAATTATAATAATATTCATCTTAAATCCGGGCCTAATGGAGGCACTTCGTTTCCTTCTTTTCATTCTACGGCTTACTTTGCTGTTGCTAAAGTTTTTCAAATGGAATACAACAATTATTGGATCCCCTATACATTTGTAACAGCAGTATTTCTTGCGGACATAAAAAGTCATGAGCATTGGGTTTCCGACTTATTAGTAGGCGGATTAGTAGGTACAATAATAGGACGATCTATAGTAATTAGCAGTCGTAATCAAATAGCTAAAAGAGAATCCGGCGCTTTTAATCAAAATCCTAAAAAATTCACCATGCACAAGCAATTAGTTCCTCAAATTTCTAATTCTATGGTTGGGTTTCATTTTATTGGAAGTTTTTAAGAAGTAAATCATTCCAAATTCATCCCATACCAAAAAAGACATGGGATTTTTTTATTTTTTCCTGAGAAAATACATCTCAATTAATTCAAATAAAATACTATTTTAGCATGGCAAATTCGGTTAAAATGTGTACTGAATTTTTGTGCGTGTCATAAAAGTAAAATTAAAACGATGAAGATTAGAATTCAGTTGTCAGTATTATTACTGTTACTTACTACAAATTTATTCAGCCAGACTATTGCTGAATTAAAACTGAAACCAAAAGAAATTCCGAAAGGCTACACCCTGAGTGATGGTAACAATTGTGTTTCTGTTCAGGCCTGTACTTTTTATAACGATATTGAGACCTATAGCAATATTGTTGGAAAAGTAAAGAGTAAAGCGATGCAAAGTTTTAAAAGCAGACCAGATAGCGGATCAATTATGTATTTCGAATTTGAACATGTATTTAAAGGTGAGCGTTTTTTGCAGGGATTGTTGTGGGGAAAAGGCGGGCAACCTACAGATGAACATCCTGAAGAGTATATTGTTAAAGGAAAGTTTCTCATTGTTTGGAGTTTTCATCCGGACAGTGCTGTCAGAGAAAAATCAGAAGCTAAAATTGAAACTATTTTACAGTAAGTTGTATTTTTACATTAAAAAACCGTCATCAAAAAAATGAAATGAAAGTACATATCAGAATCCTAATTTATTCAGTTCTATTTGTTTTATATCTTATTGTAATGGGATTTTTTCTTTCGATTCAATCGAAATTAAAAACCGATCTATATATAACCTTAAGCTGTGGTTTTTCCCTTTTTAATATTATTTATGCTTTTCTGGTTATAAAATGGAAACCTTTATTAAATATACTCTTTTCTGTCGCTATAGCCTTTCTGGCTTTATTTTTGGCTTTAAAAACTTCAGATCTAAATTTGTTTTCTGTGAATGATCCTTATGGTATCAAAACAGCAATAATGACTAATGCCTTTGTTTCTATTGTTTTTTGGGAGATTTTGTATCAGGTGAAAGTTAGGAAATACTTTGCTCCAAAAAACTGAAAACCAACTGTTTTGATTATGAAAGCCACATTAGAAGTTGCAAATCGATTTAAGGAAGTTATTTTAAATGGAACCTGGGTGGCGAATACCAATTATAAAGATCAACTGGAAAACCTGGATTGGAAAATTGCCGTTGTACCAGTTCACAACTTAAATACAATCGCAGTTCTTGCGCAGCATATTCACTATTATATAAAAGGAATAAACAATGTTTTTAAAGGTGGAACACTAGATAAAAGATAAATTCAGTTTTGATTTTGCTCCGATTTATTCTCAGCAAGAATGGGAAATATTTCTAAACAAATTTTGGTCTGATACCGAAGAGTTTATTTTTTTAACTGAACAATTATCTAATGAGAGACTCCATAAAAGTTTTGTTGATGAAAAATATGGTACTTACAAAAGAAATATCGAATGTATGATTGAGCATAGCTATTACCATTTGGGTCAGATTGTATTGCTGAAAAAGCTGTTAATTAATAATGTTAGAAAAAAATGATTTCATTTATATTTTCGATTAAAAAATATCAGATATGTTTAAAAAATATTTGCCTTTTGAAGAATTAGTTTATCATTCAAATTTGACTAAAGAAGAATTGATGAAAAAGATTCAGAATGAAATTGAAGCAGAAAAATCTTTTGGTTTTGGCACAAATAATTATTCTTACAGTAAGCCTTATATTGGTAAAGTTTACAATAATAATTTTGAAATAAAACGGGCAATCAATTATCGAAATTCTTTTTTGCCGGTTATAAAAGGATCTGTTCAAGATCATTTAAGTGGATCTAAAATAGATATAAAAATGAATCTTACTGATATTGTAAAAGTTTTTATGATTATTTGGCTGGGCGGTGTTTTTTTAGCTTGTCTCGGGGTTACTTATACCTTAATTTTTGGTAATGGTTTTACTTCTGAAGCAGGTTTTTTTATGTTTATACCTTATTTCATGTTGTTTTTTGGAATAATAATGATTGTTTTTGGTTTTAAAGGAGAAAGCAGAAAAAGTGTAAAAGATCTGGAAGAAATTTTACAGGCTAAACTTATTCAAAGATGAAATTTAGAAAAAAGTAACAAATCAACAAAATGCAAATAAAATTTCAATACCGAAATGAATAAATTTTTCATCCTTATACTATTAGCATTTAATTCAATAAGTTTCAGCCAAAAAGGTAAGTCACAACCTGCTGATGCTGCCAAACCCTTTATTTTAGGTGTTATTGATGAAATCCAGTCAGAAGAATTAAACGAAAAAAGAGTTTTAAATATTTACCTCCCGGAAGGATATAAGCAGGACGACGCAACAAAATATCCTGTCATCTATTTGCTCGACGGCTCTGCCGATGAAGATTTTATTCATATTGCAGGTCTGGTACAGTTTAATAGTTTTGAGTGGATTAATCAGGTTCCAAAGTCCATTGTAGTAGGTATTGCTACTGTTGACAGAAGAAGGGATTTTACATTTCCAACAACTATTGAAACAGATAAAAAACGTTTTCCGACTTCAGGCCATTCAGATAAATTTATTGCTTTTATTGAAAAAGAATTACAGCCATTTATTGAAAAAAAATATAAAACCAACGATTCTAAAACAATTATTGGCCAGTCTTTAGGCGGACTTTTAGAAACAGAAATTTTATTGAAAAAGCCATCACTTTTTAATAAATATGTGATCGTAAGTCCAAGTTTATGGTGGAATGATGGTTCTTTACTCAATTTAGATGCTGAAATGCTGAAGGAGAGTTTTAAACAACAAACAGAAGTTTATATCGCCGTTGGAAAAGAAGGTCTTACGCCAACTGAAACTCCGAGAGTTATGGAAGTTGACGCGAATATATTAGCCGAAAAAATAAAAGCATCAAAAAGTAAAAATGTCAAAGTGTTTTTTGATTATCTGCCTCAGGAAAACCATGGAACCATTTTACATCCTGCGGTTTCAAATTCTTTTAAATTCTTTTTTCCTGTTGATAAAAAATAAATTTTCAGGATGCTGAAATCTACGAAACCCTGCTTTATTGAAGCGGGATTTTTTATAAATGATTGTTGTTTAAAAAAAGATGCGTTTTTTAATCTTTTGAAAAACAAGATTTCTAATTTAGCCCCGATCGATCCGGTATCCTTTTACAGCGGGGTTCGCTGGAAAAGATTTAGGGTAGAGCGGGACTGGTTTTGTGATTAAGGTAAATACATATGCTTCTCAAAATAAATATGAAAAGGCATGGTTGTTGAAAAGCTAAAAAAGATATATTTACATCTTCAAAACGATATCTTTATGCAAAAAAATACTTTATTCATTTCTATATTATTCCTGGCTTTTTCCTGTGGTGTAAAAACAACCCAATCCCTTATTAGTGACGGTAATTATGACGCTGCTATAAACCGTGCTGTTGAGGCATTAAAAACGAATAAAGATTCGAAAGGAAAACAAGATTATGTGTATTTGCTGGAAGAAGCATTTGCTAAAGCTAAAGAGCGGGATTTGAGAAATCTGGAAATGATGGAAAAAGAAAAAAATCCTGCTAATCTGGAGCTCATTTACAACACTTATTTGCAGCTGAATAATCGTCAGGAAAAAATCAGGCCAATATTACCGCTTCAGTTATTGAAACAGGGGAAAAATGCTCAATTTGTTTTTGATAATTATTCTGATCAGATTGTAAACAGTAAAAATGCCTTATCTAAATTTTTATACGAAAACGCGCAAGTTCTTTTAAAGTCTCCTAATAAACTAGACGCAAGAAAAGCGTATGATGATTTAAGTTATATAGAAAGCATTAATCCAAATTATAAAAATGCCAAAAAACTGATTAATGACGCCCAGTTTAAAGGAACTGATTTTGTTAATGTTTATGCTGTGAACGAAACCAATATGATTATTCCGAAGCAGTTACAAGACGACTTACTGGATTTTAATACTTACGGATTAAATGATAAATGGACTGTGTACCATAGCGTTAAACAAAAAAATACGCATTATGATTATAGCCTGATTTTAAATTTCAGGGAAATTCACATTTCGCCGGAACAAATAAAAGAAAAGGAATTCGTTAATGAAAAAGAAATTAAGGATGGCGTTAAAACACTTCTGGACAGTAGGGGTAATCCGGTTAAGGATAGTTTAGGCCGTATCATAAAAGTTGATAATTTTAAAAAGGTAAAAATCAAAATTTTCGAATTCAGACAGTACAAAGCATGTCAGGTAACAGCAAAAGTGGATTATGTAGATTTAAAAAGCAATAGTTTATTGCAATCCTTTCCAGTGGCGAGTGAATATATTTTTGAAAATGTTTATTCAACATATAACGGAGATAAAAGTGCGTGCGATGAAAAATATCTCGGATATTTTAATAAACGTGCAGTCCCTTTTCCAAACAATGAACAAATGGTTTTTGATACCGGCGAAGACCTAAAAGCTAAATTCAAGAATATTATTGTCCGAAACAAATTCAGATAAAAACAAAATTTTTTTTACTATTAAAATAGAAATCCAGATATAATTTTTATATCGAAAAGTAAACATCTTGATCTTAATGTTGTAGTAATTTATCGTAAAATCTCTAGAGTTAATTTAGCTATAGAGATTTTTTTATAGCCTGAAAAATAATAAATGTTGTCGCACAATACAAAAGAAGAATAATGTTAAAAAAGCATATGAATACAAATTTAAATTTTTTGAGGCAAACAAAATAAATTCTTAAATTTATCTTTAACTACAATTGAAAAAGATTTGTCTTAACTCATTCTTAAAAACGTTTTGCGCAACAATTACGGCTGCCAAAACGTAAGTAAGGTATATTTGATACAGATATGATTACAAAAAAAATCTACACATTAGTTGTTTTTCTTATCACTTTTATTTCATTTTCCCAGGAAAAATTTACGCTAAGCGGAACTGTCACAGACTTTGGGAATAATGAATCTCTGATAG
The Flavobacterium flavigenum genome window above contains:
- a CDS encoding glutamate synthase subunit beta, which translates into the protein MGKVTGFKEFERQDESYIEVKERVTNYNEFTIPLSEAEITTQGSRCMDCGIPFCHSGCPLGNLIPDFNHMVYQEEWQKASWILHSTNNFPEFTGRLCPAPCEKACVLGLIEEPISIENIEKNIVERAFREGWIKPQPPKVRTGKTVAVVGSGPAGLAAAQQLNRAGHTVTVFERDNAIGGLLRYGIPNFKLEKGIIDRRIAILEAEGIIFKVNTNVGVNYSVEDLKAFDSIVLCGGATERRGLPTPGADADGVVQAMDFLTQQTKVVFGEKIENQVLATGKDVIVIGGGDTGSDCVGTSNRQGAKSVTNFEIMPKPPVGRSASTPWPYWPLQLKTSTSHKEGCERDWLINTKEFIKDESGKLIALKTVKVEWKMVPGQRPELLEVEGSEQVWSCDLALLALGFTGPEKTLSEQLGLEVDFRSNYKANNYQTNVPNIFTAGDMRRGQSLIVWAISEGREAARQVDIYLMGKSDLPTKEGGDLPGVQ
- a CDS encoding alpha/beta hydrolase, with amino-acid sequence MNKFFILILLAFNSISFSQKGKSQPADAAKPFILGVIDEIQSEELNEKRVLNIYLPEGYKQDDATKYPVIYLLDGSADEDFIHIAGLVQFNSFEWINQVPKSIVVGIATVDRRRDFTFPTTIETDKKRFPTSGHSDKFIAFIEKELQPFIEKKYKTNDSKTIIGQSLGGLLETEILLKKPSLFNKYVIVSPSLWWNDGSLLNLDAEMLKESFKQQTEVYIAVGKEGLTPTETPRVMEVDANILAEKIKASKSKNVKVFFDYLPQENHGTILHPAVSNSFKFFFPVDKK
- the lysA gene encoding diaminopimelate decarboxylase, translated to MQAKDLLQLADQFGSPLYVYDAEKIQSQYNRLTKAFSKVEKLRVNYAMKALSNIAILQLLKNMGSGLDTVSIQEVLLGLHAGYDPDKIFFTPNGVSLEEIEEVASMGVQINIDNLSILEQFGTKYPQIPVCIRINPHVMAGGNANISVGHIDSKFGISVHQLPHLLRIVENTKMNIVGIHMHTGSDILDIEVFLYAAEILFDTAKNFKNLEFLDFGSGFKVPYKKDDIETDIEELGKKLSKRFNAFCTEYGKDLTLIFEPGKFLVSEAGFFLAKVNVVKQTTSTVFAGIDSGFNHLIRPMFYGSSHHIENISNPKGKERFYSVVGYICETDTFANNRRIPEITEGDILAFRNAGAYCFSMSSNYNSRYKPAEVLWMNGQGILIRQHETFEDLLKNQIPLAVEATV
- a CDS encoding phosphatase PAP2 family protein; protein product: MKIYSMIFFALFSMPSFSQIDSLTIKNQKDTLKYKIKKENRFKVAGNVIADSFLSVPGDFSAMGHTISSDWKRTALYTAGIIGLIAVDKQTTGFLHDHIEPNIDYTLPDIDPKNRIPYVTGHDPYIIYPIVGLYAGSLIFNNKKGQVVATNAAKSLAYSYVITQLVLKTVTSRNRPHRRLNDNNPVEEPFTRNQWDFGNYNNIHLKSGPNGGTSFPSFHSTAYFAVAKVFQMEYNNYWIPYTFVTAVFLADIKSHEHWVSDLLVGGLVGTIIGRSIVISSRNQIAKRESGAFNQNPKKFTMHKQLVPQISNSMVGFHFIGSF